Proteins from a single region of Corynebacterium casei LMG S-19264:
- a CDS encoding DUF1846 domain-containing protein, giving the protein MTHAQGFDREKYILLQSEHINNRRAEIGGRLYLEMGGKLFDDMHASRVLPGFTPDNKIAMLQRIKDDVEILVCINAKDVARQKVRADLGILYEDDVLRLIDIFRERGFLVDNVVITQFEDSNEQAVALVERLTRLGLKVSKHRTIPGYPTNTDLIVSEEGLGRNEYAEVSRDLVVVTAPGPGSGKLATALSQVYHELSDGKKAGYAKFETFPVWNLPLEHPVNLAYEAATVDLNDANVIDHFHLKAHGDSAVNYNRDVEAFPLLSALLEKMTGHVPYQSPTDMGVNMVGYCITDDEVCRKASEQEIIRRFFKTLVDEARAGLDNVWSERAAVVMAKAGIKETDRRVVAPARMRAEETGDAASAIELADGTIIRGRTSELLGCSAAMLLNALKYLAGIDDETLLLSPESIEPIQTLKTKHLGSRNPRLHTDEVLIALSVSAAKDENARRALDVIKQLRGCDVHTTTILGSVDEGIFRNLGVLVTSDPVFARKKALYQKR; this is encoded by the coding sequence ATGACGCATGCACAAGGATTCGACCGAGAGAAATACATCTTGTTGCAATCCGAACACATCAACAACAGGCGTGCAGAAATCGGAGGCCGGCTTTACCTAGAAATGGGAGGCAAGCTTTTCGACGACATGCACGCCTCTCGCGTTTTACCGGGCTTTACCCCAGACAATAAAATCGCGATGTTGCAGCGCATCAAAGACGACGTTGAGATTCTGGTGTGCATCAACGCCAAAGACGTCGCGCGACAAAAAGTCCGCGCGGACCTGGGCATCTTGTACGAAGATGATGTCCTGCGCCTGATTGATATCTTCCGCGAGCGCGGCTTCTTGGTCGATAACGTGGTGATCACGCAGTTCGAAGACAGCAACGAACAAGCCGTCGCGCTGGTCGAACGCCTGACTCGCCTGGGCTTGAAGGTGTCCAAGCACCGCACGATTCCGGGCTACCCAACTAATACAGACCTGATTGTCTCCGAAGAGGGCCTGGGCCGCAACGAGTACGCCGAGGTTAGCCGCGACCTGGTGGTTGTCACCGCGCCGGGCCCTGGCTCCGGCAAGTTGGCCACCGCTTTATCGCAGGTCTACCACGAGCTTAGCGATGGCAAGAAAGCTGGATACGCCAAGTTCGAAACCTTCCCCGTATGGAACCTGCCGCTTGAGCACCCTGTCAACCTGGCCTATGAAGCAGCGACGGTGGATCTCAATGACGCGAATGTTATTGACCACTTCCACCTCAAAGCCCACGGCGATTCTGCGGTGAACTACAACCGCGACGTCGAAGCCTTCCCGCTGCTGTCCGCCCTGCTGGAGAAGATGACCGGGCATGTGCCGTATCAGTCGCCGACGGATATGGGCGTGAACATGGTCGGCTATTGCATCACTGATGATGAAGTCTGCCGCAAGGCCAGCGAGCAGGAAATCATCCGCCGTTTCTTCAAGACTCTTGTTGATGAAGCCCGTGCTGGCCTCGACAACGTCTGGTCTGAGCGTGCCGCCGTGGTCATGGCCAAGGCCGGTATCAAAGAAACCGACCGCCGAGTGGTGGCACCAGCGCGGATGCGCGCCGAAGAAACCGGTGACGCCGCTTCCGCTATTGAGCTTGCCGATGGCACAATCATCCGCGGGCGCACCTCCGAGCTGTTGGGCTGCTCCGCCGCGATGCTGCTTAACGCACTGAAGTACCTCGCCGGTATCGATGATGAAACGCTGCTGCTCTCACCAGAATCCATCGAGCCAATCCAAACGCTCAAGACCAAGCACCTGGGCTCGCGTAACCCACGCCTGCACACCGATGAAGTGCTCATTGCATTGTCTGTCTCCGCCGCTAAGGACGAGAACGCGCGCCGGGCACTTGATGTGATTAAGCAACTGCGCGGCTGCGACGTGCACACCACCACCATCTTGGGCTCCGTCGACGAGGGCATTTTCCGCAACCTCGGCGTGCTCGTGACCTCCGACCCGGTCTTCGCCCGCAAAAAGGCGCTCTACCAGAAAAGGTAG
- a CDS encoding Fpg/Nei family DNA glycosylase, which yields MPEGHVIHRLAHAFNQDFRGVELEVSSPQGRFSEQASQLDGHQLERAEAWGKHLFLLFDAPTPESIIYIHLGLIGQFLFEDPDSRRGQIRLHISNGQLAANLRGPQWCRLISEAEYEAVLAKVGWDPLREGTDPAPLRAKVQRSKRAIGSLLMDQKLFAGVGSIYRTEVLFRQRIEPGRAGSEISDEEFAGIWSDLVQLMDYGVEVGKIDTVADEHTPEAMGRDPRKDDHGGEVYVYRRAGLDCYVCGTPVSSRILEGRKLYWCKTCQA from the coding sequence ATGCCTGAAGGACATGTAATTCACCGTTTAGCCCACGCGTTTAATCAAGATTTTCGCGGTGTGGAGTTGGAGGTGTCGTCGCCGCAGGGCCGTTTTTCGGAACAAGCTTCGCAGCTCGACGGCCATCAGTTGGAGCGAGCAGAGGCCTGGGGAAAGCATCTTTTCTTACTATTCGATGCCCCCACGCCCGAGTCAATCATCTACATCCACTTAGGGCTGATTGGGCAGTTTTTGTTTGAGGACCCAGATTCGCGCCGTGGCCAGATTCGCCTTCATATTTCGAATGGGCAGCTGGCTGCAAATCTCCGGGGCCCGCAGTGGTGCCGCCTGATTTCAGAGGCTGAATATGAAGCGGTGTTGGCGAAGGTGGGCTGGGACCCGCTGCGTGAAGGTACGGATCCTGCGCCATTGCGGGCGAAGGTGCAGCGCTCCAAACGGGCGATTGGTTCATTATTGATGGATCAGAAGCTGTTTGCGGGTGTGGGTAGTATTTACCGCACCGAGGTGTTGTTCCGCCAGCGCATTGAACCGGGCCGCGCAGGTTCGGAGATTTCCGATGAGGAGTTCGCTGGCATCTGGTCGGATTTGGTGCAGTTGATGGACTACGGCGTAGAAGTGGGCAAGATTGATACCGTTGCCGACGAACACACGCCGGAAGCCATGGGCCGCGACCCGCGCAAGGATGACCACGGCGGTGAGGTATACGTCTATCGCCGAGCAGGGCTTGACTGTTATGTCTGTGGCACGCCGGTGTCTTCACGCATTTTGGAAGGCCGCAAATTGTATTGGTGCAAAACATGTCAAGCTTAA
- a CDS encoding bifunctional ADP-dependent NAD(P)H-hydrate dehydratase/NAD(P)H-hydrate epimerase: MSSLSPVYSLATARAAEKVLLQCEQEPDELMKKAAAACAQVAAAMIPDSSRVLIVAGPGGNGGDGLFAGTHLALAGHTVHAVLTADKAHEAALRTFEAAGGQLRVDGEYDLVIDAVAGLGSTRAASEEVINLMARGNRVLAIDSPTGCGTEDSVIANATITFGHARTPHARYPECGEVLIADIGLREEFEQHEPESWTSFEPSQDITLWPTELSELPEGLRRLADTGPIPNLIPGIADNKYTHGVTGIAAGSTKFPGAGILCTAGALRTTTSMVVSIGDSSAFPEVVPARDVASARRVDAWVVGPGRGTDDAALAELEAILDTGLPVLLDADAITLVANNPHLHTKLRGTVLTPHAGEFARLGGDQQELSDTWGCHILLKGRITTITSPDALPVSVNTGNSFAATAGSGDVLAGIIGALVALPELPEHPEERPAKGTMQRMLLSAVAIHAHAAALAAKQPEGYAPTTANQIAQAISRAIAKLNARSL; encoded by the coding sequence ATGTCAAGCTTAAGCCCCGTGTATTCGCTTGCTACCGCGCGCGCTGCTGAGAAGGTGCTGTTGCAATGCGAACAAGAACCCGATGAGTTGATGAAGAAGGCTGCGGCAGCCTGCGCGCAGGTCGCTGCGGCGATGATTCCGGACTCATCCCGCGTGCTGATTGTGGCTGGGCCCGGTGGCAATGGCGGCGACGGTTTATTCGCCGGCACCCACTTGGCGCTGGCCGGACATACGGTGCATGCGGTGCTCACCGCGGACAAGGCCCACGAAGCGGCACTGCGCACGTTCGAGGCTGCCGGTGGACAACTGAGGGTGGATGGCGAATATGACTTGGTCATCGATGCCGTTGCCGGATTAGGTTCCACCCGCGCCGCTTCCGAGGAAGTTATCAACCTCATGGCACGTGGCAATCGCGTGCTGGCTATTGATTCACCGACCGGGTGCGGCACCGAGGACAGCGTCATTGCCAATGCCACGATTACCTTCGGCCACGCGCGCACCCCGCACGCCCGATACCCGGAATGCGGCGAGGTCCTCATCGCCGATATCGGCTTGCGCGAGGAATTTGAGCAACACGAGCCGGAGTCTTGGACCAGCTTTGAGCCCAGCCAAGACATCACCTTATGGCCAACCGAGCTAAGCGAATTACCTGAAGGTCTGCGCCGGTTGGCTGATACCGGCCCAATTCCGAATCTGATTCCCGGGATTGCAGACAACAAGTACACCCACGGTGTCACCGGTATCGCCGCGGGCAGCACGAAGTTTCCCGGCGCGGGCATCTTGTGTACGGCCGGGGCTTTGCGCACGACAACGTCGATGGTGGTGTCCATCGGCGACTCCTCTGCTTTCCCGGAGGTAGTGCCAGCGCGCGATGTCGCCTCCGCCCGGCGCGTTGATGCGTGGGTGGTGGGCCCGGGCCGCGGCACTGATGACGCCGCGCTCGCAGAGCTTGAGGCCATCTTGGACACTGGCCTGCCAGTGCTTTTAGACGCCGATGCCATCACGCTGGTGGCCAATAACCCGCACCTGCACACCAAGCTGCGTGGAACAGTGCTCACCCCGCACGCCGGCGAGTTCGCCCGCCTGGGTGGAGACCAGCAAGAACTTTCCGATACCTGGGGGTGCCACATCTTGCTCAAAGGACGCATCACCACGATTACCTCGCCCGATGCGCTACCGGTGAGTGTTAATACGGGCAATTCTTTTGCCGCAACAGCCGGCTCCGGGGATGTATTAGCAGGAATCATCGGTGCGCTCGTAGCGCTTCCGGAGCTCCCGGAGCATCCGGAGGAGCGCCCCGCTAAAGGCACTATGCAGCGAATGTTGCTTTCGGCGGTGGCTATTCACGCCCACGCCGCAGCGCTGGCGGCCAAACAGCCCGAAGGCTATGCGCCCACCACCGCGAACCAGATTGCGCAGGCTATTAGCCGGGCAATCGCGAAACTTAACGCGCGGAGTCTTTAA
- a CDS encoding YwaF family protein translates to MTRPPLANVRPVLEEPWRSLSWVNPLESRYERMRQFRPLHFSMLVVSIITTGIFIMAAKHYERLGTLKKARVVSGWVLGVLGALWGLVSLDPKQRDVRETLPLHMCDVLRPIMSLALITGHPFALQLSTYWGIVFNPQAMLSPDLPYYFEPKWLRFSTYWFFHIVALAIPVALLATGMKLTWKGFAGTVAMTQVWVVATTALNRLFGSNYGFIAAHPNGHSLLSILGPWPHYLLPADIGVTSLFALLTAGFKDSAR, encoded by the coding sequence ATGACGCGTCCACCTTTGGCTAATGTGCGCCCGGTTTTAGAAGAACCGTGGCGCTCATTGTCGTGGGTGAACCCTTTAGAATCCCGCTATGAGCGCATGCGCCAATTCCGCCCGCTGCACTTTTCCATGCTGGTGGTCTCCATCATCACCACCGGCATTTTCATCATGGCGGCCAAGCACTATGAACGCCTGGGCACGTTGAAGAAAGCCCGCGTTGTCAGCGGCTGGGTGCTCGGTGTACTCGGTGCGCTGTGGGGGCTTGTTTCTTTGGATCCGAAACAACGCGATGTGCGCGAGACTTTGCCGCTGCACATGTGCGATGTTTTGCGCCCCATCATGTCTCTGGCGCTGATCACCGGCCATCCTTTCGCGCTGCAGCTATCTACCTACTGGGGCATCGTGTTTAACCCGCAGGCGATGCTATCGCCTGACCTGCCTTACTACTTTGAACCGAAATGGCTGCGGTTTTCTACCTACTGGTTCTTCCACATCGTGGCCCTGGCCATCCCCGTGGCGCTGCTGGCCACCGGCATGAAGCTGACCTGGAAAGGATTCGCCGGCACCGTCGCCATGACCCAGGTGTGGGTCGTGGCCACCACCGCGCTCAACCGGCTGTTTGGCAGCAACTACGGGTTTATCGCCGCGCACCCCAACGGCCATTCGCTGCTGAGCATCCTCGGGCCGTGGCCGCACTATCTGCTGCCCGCAGATATCGGCGTCACGTCCCTTTTCGCGCTGTTGACCGCCGGGTTTAAAGACTCCGCGCGTTAA
- a CDS encoding ABC transporter ATP-binding protein: protein MTTDNLALNIADATVTYADGESTITALDRANLQARPGELTAIIGESGSGKSTLLSVAAGLVSPDSGHVEVAGIDLTGADDKTRSTARRENIGIIFQQANLIASLTVREQLLIMDHVRGVRMRPQRADELLDLVGLSGMGTRRMAQLSGGQRQRVNIARALMADPALLLADEPTSALDSSLSREIMSLISRLTKELNTATVMVTHDRSLLEYVDNAVEVRDGQVSVAPQVMAGGGNR from the coding sequence ATGACTACTGACAACCTTGCACTCAACATTGCAGACGCCACCGTCACCTATGCCGATGGCGAGTCCACCATCACCGCCCTTGACCGCGCGAACCTGCAGGCCCGCCCCGGTGAGCTGACCGCCATTATCGGCGAATCCGGCTCCGGCAAATCCACCCTGCTCTCCGTCGCAGCGGGACTTGTCAGCCCGGATTCGGGCCACGTCGAAGTCGCCGGCATTGACCTCACCGGCGCTGATGATAAGACCCGTTCCACCGCGCGCCGCGAAAACATTGGCATCATCTTCCAGCAAGCCAACCTGATTGCCTCACTCACCGTCCGTGAGCAGCTGCTGATTATGGATCATGTGCGCGGGGTGCGCATGCGCCCACAGCGCGCTGATGAACTGCTCGACCTTGTTGGTCTATCAGGTATGGGTACTCGCCGCATGGCACAGCTATCCGGTGGTCAGCGCCAGCGCGTCAACATCGCCCGTGCTCTCATGGCCGATCCAGCGCTCTTGCTTGCCGATGAACCCACCTCCGCCCTCGACTCCTCCCTCTCCCGGGAGATCATGTCCTTGATTTCACGGTTGACCAAGGAACTTAACACCGCAACGGTGATGGTCACCCACGACCGTTCCCTGCTGGAATACGTCGATAACGCAGTCGAAGTCCGTGATGGCCAGGTATCTGTGGCCCCTCAGGTGATGGCGGGCGGGGGAAATCGCTAA
- a CDS encoding ABC transporter permease — translation MFLSIRDIAFARGRFALMTGVVGMITLLLVMLSGLTGGLGKQNTSALEALNPAGVIFTSEEPSFTESAITNEDLQRNEDTTALGVGQTRMESADTAAGVGLFGLPEGTTIPGTEETITEGLAVAESTAEDLGLAIGDTVQLAGQDQQVTSIVPDLYYSHSPVIWTSTQTWADVTHAPADVRGTVLLTSDADAPDAVSLKDSFNGLASYSSEQGSLLTMQAFLYVISALVTVAFLSVWTIQRTRDLSILRALGASGRYLLKDALGQAAVVLTIGAGLGGLIGWSLGALAAGVLPFELSVATVVLPTVGIWVLGMLGALLATRQVSNTDPMIALGGNA, via the coding sequence ATGTTCTTAAGTATTCGGGATATCGCATTCGCCCGCGGCCGGTTCGCGCTCATGACCGGCGTCGTCGGGATGATCACACTCCTCCTCGTCATGCTTTCTGGCCTCACCGGAGGCCTGGGCAAGCAAAACACCTCCGCGTTGGAAGCGCTCAATCCGGCTGGTGTCATCTTCACTTCTGAAGAGCCGTCTTTCACCGAATCGGCTATTACCAATGAAGACCTTCAACGCAACGAGGACACAACCGCGCTGGGCGTGGGGCAAACCCGCATGGAATCCGCCGATACCGCCGCCGGTGTTGGGCTGTTCGGCCTACCGGAGGGCACCACCATCCCCGGCACGGAAGAAACCATCACCGAAGGCCTGGCCGTCGCCGAATCCACGGCAGAAGACCTGGGGCTTGCCATCGGCGATACCGTGCAGCTTGCCGGCCAAGACCAGCAGGTAACAAGCATCGTGCCCGATCTGTACTATTCACACTCCCCAGTCATCTGGACCAGCACGCAGACCTGGGCTGATGTCACGCATGCGCCTGCCGATGTCCGCGGCACCGTCCTTCTCACCTCCGACGCCGATGCGCCGGATGCGGTGTCCTTGAAAGACTCCTTCAACGGACTTGCCTCCTACTCATCCGAACAAGGCTCGCTGCTGACCATGCAAGCCTTCCTCTACGTCATCTCCGCGCTGGTCACCGTCGCATTCTTGTCCGTATGGACCATCCAGCGCACCCGCGACCTGTCCATCTTGCGCGCCCTCGGCGCATCGGGGCGCTACCTGCTCAAAGACGCGCTCGGCCAAGCCGCTGTGGTGCTGACCATCGGAGCGGGCCTCGGCGGGCTCATCGGCTGGAGCCTCGGTGCGCTGGCTGCCGGCGTGCTGCCCTTTGAACTCAGCGTCGCCACCGTCGTGCTCCCAACCGTCGGCATCTGGGTGCTCGGCATGCTCGGAGCGTTGCTCGCCACCCGCCAAGTATCCAACACTGACCCCATGATTGCTCTCGGAGGAAACGCTTAA
- a CDS encoding sensor histidine kinase — protein MFAFLLGFGVLRSLIDASLNPAVPLFSVLMAGLYMAGTVNERHRAKQGREIPAAAKYAWLAGIIVLWLLLLTHSQDFLWLEFPLVLLTLHIAALVPALITALGLWLVAAFVPLWLHPETWGVAAAVGPLIGTVFAVAIFFAYRALHAEVQHHRRVAQQLRATQEELAASEHQAGRLEERERLSREIHDTVAQGLSSIILLARAGKNSEEPGKQLDTIEEVAVENLAEARRFVRDLASPDVQASLPQALRATVNRMRARGEALGESTEFRLEFAGASEESTPGSALPGIPQPIAAAVLRCAQEGLSNVVKHAQAEMAVVTLGVFGDAVTIDVVDNGVGMSDAQLKSQQTGSFGLAGLRRRIEGVGGTMDIESHPGSGTALAARLPLTSEKEN, from the coding sequence ATGTTTGCTTTCCTATTGGGCTTTGGTGTGTTGCGCTCGCTTATCGATGCCTCGCTTAACCCCGCCGTCCCGCTGTTTTCCGTGTTGATGGCGGGTCTTTACATGGCCGGCACCGTGAATGAGCGGCACCGTGCGAAACAGGGCAGGGAGATTCCTGCGGCCGCGAAGTATGCATGGCTGGCGGGCATTATTGTGCTGTGGCTTTTGCTGCTGACGCATTCGCAGGACTTTTTGTGGCTGGAATTTCCGCTGGTGTTGTTAACGTTGCATATCGCGGCGTTGGTACCAGCACTGATTACGGCGCTGGGTTTGTGGCTGGTGGCTGCGTTTGTGCCGCTGTGGCTGCACCCTGAAACCTGGGGCGTGGCAGCAGCGGTCGGGCCGCTGATTGGCACGGTCTTCGCGGTGGCGATCTTCTTTGCCTACCGCGCGCTGCACGCAGAAGTGCAGCATCACCGGCGGGTGGCGCAGCAACTGCGCGCAACCCAAGAGGAGCTGGCTGCAAGTGAGCATCAGGCTGGCCGGCTAGAAGAGCGCGAGCGCCTGTCGCGCGAGATTCATGACACGGTCGCGCAGGGTTTGAGCTCAATTATTTTGCTCGCGCGCGCCGGCAAGAATTCCGAGGAGCCGGGCAAGCAGCTGGACACGATTGAGGAAGTCGCGGTAGAAAACCTGGCTGAGGCTCGCCGCTTTGTCCGCGACTTGGCCTCCCCGGATGTGCAGGCCTCCCTGCCCCAGGCATTGCGCGCAACGGTAAACCGCATGCGTGCGCGTGGTGAAGCATTGGGCGAGTCCACAGAGTTTCGCCTAGAGTTCGCCGGTGCTAGCGAGGAGTCCACACCGGGGAGTGCGCTGCCGGGGATTCCGCAGCCCATTGCCGCTGCGGTGTTGCGCTGCGCGCAGGAGGGACTATCGAATGTGGTCAAACATGCCCAGGCTGAAATGGCCGTGGTCACCCTCGGTGTCTTCGGGGATGCGGTGACCATTGATGTGGTGGACAACGGCGTCGGTATGAGTGATGCTCAGCTTAAGTCGCAGCAGACGGGCAGCTTTGGGCTGGCGGGTTTGCGCCGCCGGATTGAAGGTGTGGGTGGCACCATGGACATTGAGTCGCATCCAGGTTCTGGCACTGCCCTGGCGGCGCGGCTGCCGTTGACGAGCGAAAAGGAGAACTAG
- a CDS encoding response regulator: MAIKVMLIDDHPVVRAGLRAILDSFADIEVVAEGASGAAVEQLFDASAPAVDVVVCDIQMPGVDGISATRRVRDAGGPPVLILTTYDTEADIIAAVEAGALGYLLKDSPEQVLHDAVVATVEGRRTLSPEVAGLLAERVGRPQQALTGREIEILQALATGASNKELAKRAFISEATVKTHLIHIYQKLGVDNRTAAVTAARERKLI; encoded by the coding sequence ATGGCTATCAAAGTCATGCTCATTGATGACCACCCGGTGGTGCGCGCAGGTCTGCGAGCGATATTGGATTCCTTCGCTGATATCGAGGTCGTCGCTGAGGGCGCGAGCGGCGCGGCGGTAGAGCAGCTTTTTGATGCCTCCGCACCAGCTGTGGATGTGGTGGTTTGCGATATTCAGATGCCTGGTGTGGATGGAATCTCAGCAACCCGGCGCGTGCGCGATGCCGGTGGTCCCCCGGTGTTGATTTTGACCACCTATGACACGGAGGCCGACATCATCGCCGCTGTGGAAGCGGGTGCATTGGGTTATTTGCTCAAGGACTCTCCCGAGCAGGTACTTCATGATGCTGTGGTTGCCACCGTTGAAGGCCGGCGCACGCTCTCGCCGGAGGTCGCGGGACTGTTGGCGGAGCGAGTCGGCCGACCGCAACAGGCGTTGACGGGACGTGAGATTGAAATCTTGCAGGCCCTAGCTACCGGTGCTTCGAATAAAGAACTGGCGAAGCGGGCGTTTATTTCCGAAGCCACCGTGAAGACGCATCTGATTCACATCTATCAAAAGCTCGGAGTGGATAATCGCACCGCTGCCGTGACCGCCGCGCGCGAGCGCAAGCTCATCTAA
- a CDS encoding VanZ family protein, which translates to MISTTTRPPQVITPARSISAALVIALSVVVIAVVTLGKPFVEIPGLVHGAAHAVRSIDMQLFDGFDSPNYWYAPWTNSIGNIALFMSFAAGIYARTKNFLAAVVASFAASVGIEITQYVFALGYSDIDDLFFNTVGGVLGAGAMALIPRREHPGLMRLTGILLTMLLAGMALLGLKYHT; encoded by the coding sequence ATGATCTCAACAACCACACGCCCACCACAGGTGATCACGCCCGCGCGTTCTATTTCCGCCGCACTCGTGATCGCCCTTTCTGTCGTGGTTATCGCCGTTGTCACCCTGGGCAAGCCTTTTGTTGAGATTCCAGGGTTGGTCCACGGTGCAGCGCATGCAGTGCGCAGCATTGACATGCAGCTTTTCGATGGCTTCGATAGCCCCAACTACTGGTACGCCCCCTGGACCAATTCCATTGGCAACATCGCGTTGTTTATGTCGTTTGCTGCAGGAATCTACGCGCGCACCAAGAATTTCTTGGCTGCCGTTGTGGCCAGCTTTGCAGCCTCAGTCGGTATTGAAATTACACAGTATGTCTTCGCGCTCGGCTATTCCGATATTGATGACCTGTTCTTTAACACTGTCGGCGGCGTGCTCGGCGCCGGTGCGATGGCGCTCATCCCGCGCCGCGAGCACCCGGGCCTGATGCGCCTGACCGGCATTTTGCTCACGATGCTGCTGGCCGGCATGGCACTGCTGGGCCTGAAATATCATACTTAG
- a CDS encoding NAD(P)-binding domain-containing protein, producing the protein MATASKSTVRRMTIMDAIIVGAGQSGLATAYYLHKAGIEFVMLDAHERAGGMWPNTWPSLTLFSPADASNLPGKFMPSYPGFPPASHVAEYLRDYEERYGFDILRPVHVDHVTHNGQLFTVHAGTRMWKSPAVVAATGTWNAPFVPYYPGSFAGTQWHARTYPGPSQFQGTKVAVVGGHDSGAQIAADLLNAGVETQWYTRREPRWLPDDVDGRVLFQRSRAQILGTSAPQRQFEGDIVMVPPVLKARDEGRLRARPMFESLDEIDAQHLVWATGFRPALKPFRHLLNKNSQPLVEGLHLVGYGNWTGPASATLAGVGPFAKKAAAEIAGRHRKTYA; encoded by the coding sequence TTGGCCACGGCATCCAAATCGACTGTACGTAGGATGACAATCATGGACGCAATCATTGTGGGCGCAGGCCAATCTGGCCTGGCCACGGCCTATTATTTACACAAAGCCGGCATCGAGTTTGTGATGTTAGACGCACACGAGCGCGCAGGTGGGATGTGGCCCAATACTTGGCCATCCTTGACGCTATTTAGCCCAGCGGATGCTTCGAATTTGCCGGGGAAGTTTATGCCGTCCTATCCAGGTTTCCCGCCGGCTTCACACGTGGCGGAGTATCTCCGGGACTATGAGGAACGCTATGGGTTTGACATTCTTCGCCCTGTGCACGTGGACCATGTCACCCATAACGGACAGTTATTCACCGTGCATGCGGGTACTCGGATGTGGAAAAGTCCCGCGGTAGTCGCGGCCACAGGGACATGGAATGCTCCTTTTGTCCCTTATTATCCGGGCTCATTTGCCGGTACTCAGTGGCATGCACGGACGTATCCTGGCCCGAGCCAATTCCAGGGAACGAAAGTCGCGGTCGTTGGTGGGCATGATTCCGGTGCGCAAATTGCGGCGGATTTACTCAACGCCGGGGTTGAAACGCAATGGTATACCCGCCGCGAGCCGCGCTGGCTTCCCGATGACGTTGATGGCCGGGTGCTTTTCCAACGTTCCCGCGCCCAGATCCTTGGAACAAGCGCACCACAGCGGCAATTCGAGGGCGATATCGTCATGGTTCCACCGGTTCTCAAAGCACGCGATGAAGGACGCTTGCGGGCCCGGCCAATGTTTGAAAGCTTAGATGAGATAGATGCCCAGCATTTAGTGTGGGCAACTGGGTTTCGACCCGCGCTGAAACCTTTCCGGCACCTGCTTAATAAAAATAGCCAACCACTAGTGGAAGGGCTCCACTTGGTTGGCTATGGAAATTGGACCGGGCCTGCCTCCGCAACCTTAGCCGGGGTTGGCCCCTTTGCTAAGAAGGCAGCTGCGGAAATTGCAGGCAGGCACCGAAAAACTTATGCGTGA